A segment of the Arcobacter sp. CECT 8983 genome:
CTGTTCTATTTATTTTCCCTTCAATTTCTAAGGCAATTCTTTGATTACCCCATGGGTCAAGTATTTCACCAGTTTTTTCAATATCAAATACAACGTCTTTTGTTACACCTTTAATAGTTAACTTACCATAAGCTTTATTATTTTCAATTTTTTCAGCTTTGAAAGTTAATTTTGGATATTTTTTTACATCAAAAAAGTCTGCAGATTTTAAATGCTTATCTCTTTTTTTATTATCAGTATTAATCGAGTTTGATTCTACTGTACCTTGAACAGATTTAATTGTTCCTGTTTTTTCATCATATTCAAATGAACCATCAAATTTTTCAAAATTTCCTCTAACATATGAAATCATTAAGTGCTTAACTTTAAAGCCAACATTTGTGTGAGATGGATCTACATTATATGTAGCACCAAATAAACTACCTGCTGTTATAATTGATGCAAGTCCTAGTTTTACTAATTTTGTCATTGTTTATCCTTTTTGTTTATAATATTACTAATTAGTAATATAAATGTAAAATTTTTTAATTTGCTTTATAGACTTTATTTAAAAGTTCATATAAAGTATCAAGTTCTTTGTCACTTAAAACTTCAAGTGATGTTTTTAAATTTTTTGCATGATTTGGAAATACTTTTTCAATTACTTCAATACCTTTTTGAGTAATAGTTAAAATAGAAGCTCTCTTATCTTCTGGGTCAGAAATAGTTGTAATCCAGCCATCTCTTTTAAGGTTTTTTACTACAACAGTAATATTACCAGGAGTACTCATTGTAAGCTTTGTAATTGAACTAATATTCAAATCACCTCTGTGATAAAGTACCTCAAGTACTTTGAATTGATTAAAAGTCAAGTTAAAAGTATTTAAATAGTTTACTAATCTATTATGGAATTTTGACCTAATTCTTTCTATCCTAATGATAGTTTTCATAGATTTATCTGTTCTTTTTCCATAACTTACTAGGGATTTAGTATTCATTTATTTAACTCCTTTGTGAAATTATATTACTAGTTAGTAGTATTTGTCAAGTGTTTTTTAGAAAAACTATTACTAACTAGTAGCAAAAATACTTTTCAAAAGCCTATGTTAGGCGCTTACACAAATTTGAAAATTTAGAAATGTTTTGGATTTAATAGTTATTGTTAAAAGTAAAAAGGCAGCTATTAAGCTGCCTTTAGAAATTATAATTAAGTATTAAGCAGCTTTTTTAGCAGCTTTTTTAGCAGCTTTCTTAGCTTTGCTAACTTTTGTAGGTTTAAGTTTTAAAACTTTTTTAGTAACTTTTTTAGTAACTTTTTTTACGTCTTTTTTCTTTTCAACTACTTTTTTAGCTGCTTTTTTAGCTATTTTTTCAACTTTCTTTTCTTTTAATTCTTTTGCCATTTTTCGTCCTTTTTTTAATTGTGATATTATCTATTACTTATTGAAAAAAGTAATATAATATAGGTATTCTACACATTTAGAACAATAATGTCAAGGGTTATAACTAAAAATTAGCTTAAAATCATATTTTTTATTGTTTAACCAATTAATTATAAACACTTGGATATAATATCGAGTTTTACTAAAAGCTTATAAGGAAATTATATGTTACTAACACCAGGACCAACGCCTGTACCAGAATTTGTAAGAAAAGCTATGGCAGATGTTACTATTCACCATAGAACACCAGAATTTGAAAAAATATTTGAAGAAACAAGAGAATTATTATTTGAATTATATGGAATGGATGAAGTTGTAATGCTTGCATCTAGTGGCTCAGGTGCAATGGAGGCTTGTGTTACTAATCTAACAAAGAAAAAAGCATTAACTGTAAATTCAGGAAAATTCGGTGAAAGATTTGGAAAAATTTGTAAAGCTTTTAACATCGAATATACTGAAATCAAAAATGAATGGAATACGCCTGTAAGTGTAGATGCTATTTTAGAAGCAGTTAAAAATGACAGTGAAATTGATGCAATATTTATTCAACTATGTGAAAGTGCAGGGGGATTAAAACACCCTGTTGAAGAGATTGCAAAAGAAGTTAAAAAACTAAATAAAGATATCACAATAGTTGCAGATGGAATTACTGCTATTGGTGTTGAGAAGATTGACACTACAAATTTAGATGCAGTAATTACAGGAAGTCAAAAGGCACTTATGCTTCCTCCTGGGCTTGCGATTATTGGTTTATCAAATGCTGCAGTTTCTAAAATTGAAGAGAATGCAAAAGGTTTTTATTTTAATTTAGCAACAGAAATTAAAAAACAAAGAACAAATACTACAGCATGGACAGCAGCAACAACTTTGATTATTGGATTAAAAGAGATTTTATCATACATTAAAGAAAATGGTGGATTTGATACGCTTTATGAAAAAACAGCATTAAGAGCAAAAGCTACAAGAGAAGCTTTAAAAGCTATTGGGTGTGAAATTTATCCTCAAACTCCAGCAAATGCAATGACAACTATTTATAGTGAAAATGCACCTGAAATTAGAAAAATTTTAAAAACAAAGTATAATGTAAATATTGCAGGTGGACAAGACCATATTAAAACATTAATCTATAGAATAAATCATATGGGATTAGTTGAAGATTTTGAAGCTACATGGGTAGTAAATGCAGTTGAATTAGCAATGGATGAATTAAATCTTAGAGATTTTGATGGAACTGCTTCAAAAGTATTTTCTCAAGAGATGTTTAAAGGAAATTAATAATCATGGTTTTTGAACACGAAATACCAAAGGGCTCAAGACTATATTTTGGAAAGCTAGCTAAGGCTAAGAGAAACTTAGAAAATAGAGTATGTGAAATTCTAGACTCAAAAGGTTTTGAAGAGATAATCACACCTAACTTCTCTTACTCTCAGCATCAAGCAATTGAAAATGATAGAAAACTTATTAAGTTTTCAGATGAAGCAAATGAACAAGTTTCATTAAGAGCAGATTCAACACTTGATGTTGTAAGAATTATTACAAAAAGACTTGGAAGAGCAACTTCTCATAAAAAATGGTTTTATGTACAACCAGTATTTTCATATCCTTCAACTGAAGATTATCAAATTGGTTGTGAATGGATAGACCATGATAATATTGTAGATCTAGTAAATATTACTGGAAATATTTTAGATGAACTAGATATAAATCCAGTTTTACAACTATCAAATATCAATATTCCAAAACTTATTTCAAAAGAGTTTGATATTGATATTGATTACTTTAAAAATGGTGAAATAGCAAAACTATTTGAGATAGATGATGCTTGGTTAAATTCACTTATTAAAGTAAAAAATATTAAAGATTTAGAAAAAGCTATAAAAATTTCACCAGAGGTGATAAAAGTAGAACTTGAAAAACTTTTAAGTACAGCTCAAAATGTTGAATATAAAAATTTAGTTGTTGCTCCACTTTATCATGGAAGCTTAAAGTACTATGATGATGTATATTTTAGAGTAATTCAAGATAATTTTGTAATTAGTAAAGGTGGAAAATATAGTTCTGATGGAATTTCTTCATTAGGATTTGCACTTTATACAGATAGTTTATTAAAAATTTTAGAGGATTAGGGATGAAAGCAGATTTAATAGTTGGTATTCAATGGGGAGATGAAGGAAAAGGTAAGATGGTTGACATGCTTGCTCAAAATTATGACATGGTTTGTAGGTCACAAGGTGGTCATAATGCAGGTCATACTATTTGGGTAGATGGTGTTAGATACGCACTTCACTTAATTCCTTCAGGTGTTTTAAACCCAAAGGCAGTAAATATAATTGGTAATGGAGTTGTATTATCTCCTGAATCAATTATCAAAGAGATGGAACAGTTTGATAACTTAGAAGGTAGATTATTTATTTCTGATAAAGCACATCTAAACTTACCATATCATGCACAAATTGACCAAGCTAAAGAGAAACTAAAAGGTGACAAAGCTATTGGGACAACAGGTAAAGGTATAGGTCCAGCATACGCAGAGAAAATTGCAAGATCTGGGTTTAGAGTAGGTGAGTTATTAAATCCTACTAAATTAGCTACAAGTATAATTGAATTTTTTGAACAAAATAGAGCTATTTTTAATGTATTAGAAATTGAGACTCCTTCAAAAAATGATTTAGTAGCTTTACTTGAGTCTTATAAAGAAAAACTTGCTCCATATATTGCAAATACTACTAACATGGTATGGAAAGCATTAGATGAAGATAAAAAGATTTTATTAGAAGGTGCCCAAGGTACACTTCTTGATATTGATCATGGAACATATCCATATGTTACATCTTCAAGTACAGTAAGTGCTGGAGCTTGTACAGGTCTTGGTATCTCTCCAAAGGATATTGGAGTAGTTACAGGTATTGTTAAAGCATATACAACAAGAGTTGGAAATGGTCCTTTCCCTTCAGAAGACTTTACTGAAGAGGGACAAAAAATTGCTGACATTGGAAAAGAAGTTGGAGTTACTACTGGTAGAGGAAGAAGATGTGGTTGGTTTGATGCAATTGCAGTAAAACACGCTGCAAGATTAAATGGTTGTGACCAATTATCATTAATGAAACTTGATGTTTTAGATGGTTTCCCTAGAATTAAAATCTGTGTTGCATATGATTTAGATGGTGAAATCATTGATTATATGCCAACTGATTTAGAAAGTGTTAAACCAGTTTATGAAGAGATTGAAGGATGGGATAGTGTAGTTGGATGTCGAGAATTTGATGCACTACCAGAAAATGCAAAAAAATATATTGAGAGAATAGAAGAATTAACAGGTGTAAAAGTTGGAATCGTATCAACATCACCAGAGAGAGCAGACACAATTATAAGAGGATAACCCTATGAGAATGAAGTTACATCACACGCCATATATTTCTAGAAGAATCTCAAGAGATTTAGTAAATTGCGATTTTGTAGAGATTAGAAAGACAAAAGATGAAATCAGTGCAGAAATTGAAAAGATTTTAGATGCTGATATTGAACAAGAGCATGAATTAGATGAAAAAGTTCATGAGTTATTAGATGAACAAGAAGATGAAATTGAATTCTTAAATGCAGACAGAAGACAACTATTTTGGTTAACTAAAAAAAGATTAGCAAATGACTTTGGTGTAATATTAAACAATGAAGATAGATTTTCAGATATTGCTCATAAAGTATTAGATTATCTATGGGAAGAAGATTATATTCACTATACTTGTTCTGATAATCAAGTTAAAAACGTAATTTTTTCATCTATTGATGAATTTTTAAAAGGGTTTGAGAAAGCTGATGATGCTGTAATGGAAAAAATTAAACATTACAAAAGAAAGCTTATTCCAGGAACTGAAGAGTATGATATTGTTTATCATAGACTATATGAAGAAGAACTAATTAAAAGAGGGTTAATGTAATGCAAAAAGTATGGATTTATTTAGAAAATGGAACATTCTTAGAAGCTAAATCATTTGGTGCAACTGGTACAGCAGTTGGAGAAATTGTATTTAATACATCATTAACAGGATATCAAGAAATTATTTCTGATCCAAGTTATGCTGGGCAATTTATTACTTTTACAATGCCAGAAATTGGAAATGTAGGTGTTAATGCAGATGATATGGAAAGTAAAACAGCTTACTGTAAAGGTGTTTTAGTTAGAAATTATCACCATGAACATTCAAACTATAGATCTGAGGGTGACCTAGATTCATTCTTAAAAGAGCATGGGGTTCTTGGGATTACTGCTATTGATACAAGATATTTAACAAAACTAATAAGAGATGAAGGTGCAATGATGATGATTGCATCAACTGAAATCTCTGATAGAGAAGAGCTTGCTGAAAAATTAGCGCAAAGCCCAAGAATAGAAGATATTAATTATATCAAAGAAGTGTCTACTAAAGAAGCTTATGTACATAAAAATGGTGCATGGAATCATGAAAACAAAGCATACAACAAAGCTGTAATGAGTGATAAAAAAGTAGTAGTTATTGACTTTGGTGTAAAAAGAAATATTTTAAATGAATTAGTTGAGTCTGGACTTGAAGTAGAAGTTGTACCTGCTACATTTAAAGCTGAAGATTTAATTGCAAGATTTGAAGCAAAAGAAATTGGTGGTATCTTCTTATCAAATGGTCCAGGTGATCCATTAACTTTAACAGAAGAGAAAAAAGAAGTTCAAAAATTAATTAATACAGATATACCTATATTTGCTATTTGTTTAGGACATCAAATGTTATCTATTGCACATGGACATGATACATATAAGTTACCATTCGGACAACATGGTGGTAACCATCCAGTCGCAAATCCTGAATCAATGGTTGTAGAAATTACTGCACAAAACCATAACTATAATGTTCCAGATAGTATTGTAGAAATTGCTGAGATTACGCATAAGAACTTATTTGATGGAACTATTGAAGGTGTTAAATACAAAAATAAAGAGATCTTCTCAGTTCAACATCACCCAGAGGCTAGTCCTGGTCCTCATGAGTCGAAATATATCTTTGACGAATTCGCTAAGATTGTAAAATAAGTAATCTTATTTTCGCAATCTCTGCGTTGAAGTTTTAAATTTATTCGTCACATACTCTAGTATGCTCCTCAAAAATTTAAAACTTCGCCTTGACCTTACAAAAAGCAATCACTTCTTTTACAATCTTAAAAAGGGAGATAATGAAAATCATAACTTGGAATTGTAATGGTGCTTTCAGAAAAAAATACACCTACTTAGAAAATATTAATGCAGATATAATTGTAATCCAAGAATGTGAAAATCCAGAATTTTCAACAAAAGAATACAAAGTATGGTCAAAAAACTATTTATGGATAGGTGATAATAAAAATAAAGGTCTTGCTATATTTGCAAAGCCAGAAATTAAAATAGAACAATTAAATTGGAGTGATGAAAACCACTTATATAAAAATGAAAAGTTAGAATCTTTTATTCCATGTTTAATTAATAATTCAATAATATTAATAGCAATTTGGACAAAAAAAGCAAACTCTGAAGTATTTGGATATATTGGTCAGCTATGGAAATATTTAAAGCTTCATAAAGAAAAATTAGCAAATAAAGAAGTGATAATTATTGGAGATTTAAATAGTAATAGTATTTGGGATAAATGGGATAGATGGTGGAACCATTGCGATGTTGTAAAGGAATTAGAAGAACTAAATATTATTAGTATGTATCATGCTATAACAAAAGAAGAACAGGGTAAAGAGAGCACTCCAACATTTTATTTACAAAAAAAGATTGATAAACCATATCATATAGATTATTGTTTTTTGTCAAAAAGTTTTATTGATAAAAAATCTACTTTAAAGATATTAGACTATAAGTATTGGTTAGAAAAAAGTGATCATATTCCAATTGTTTGTGAAATTTAGGTGTAAAACAAACGAATTTAATCGTTTGTTTTACATTGTAGGTAAGATAAATCTTTCAATTAAATAGTAAGTTCCACTAGCAGCAATACCACCAGCAAGTCCAGCTACGATGTCATCACCCATAACACCCCAACCACCTTTTACATCTCTATCAATTCTTCCTATAATAGAAGGTTTCCAAATATCAAAGATTCTAAAGTACACAAAAGCAATAGGAGCTAAATAATATATATTTTCAGGAGTGATTCCACAAATAGAAAGAGCAATCCACATACCAACAAGTTCATCAATAACAATCTCTTTGCTATCATGTTCTCCAACTTCTTCTTCATACTTATTTATCTCTCTTACAGCAATAACTGAGATTAAAAAAGCAAGTAAGAACATAGTTGATTGTGGAATATACTGTAATAATAAAACACCTAAGATAAGAGATACAAAGCTTCCTACTGTACCAGGTGCTTTTGGGCTTAATCCACTATAAAAAACAGTTAAAAATAGTTTTCTCATTATTTCTTCTTCTCTATTCCAAGTTTTTTTCTCTTTTCCCATAGAGATTTTCTTGAGATACCAAGTTTTTTAGAAAGTTCAGTATCTGGATATTTTGTTTGATATGATAAAACCATCATTTTTACATAATCGTTTATTGTCATTATATTATTTGTCATTAAAAGGTTATCTTCTTTTTCAATCTCTAATTTATTGTAAGGGAAATCTTCTTCTTTTTCTAAAGATACAATAATACATTTTTTATCTTCTATTAGTTTATTTAAATTCTCTTTAGTACTTTTCTTAAGACTATGGTAATCTGTTAGGTATAAGATTCCACTAAACTTTTCATTTACTCTTTTTTGCCAATTATCACTAGATAATGATATAAATTTCATCTGCAAATCAAGTTTTCTAACAAGTTCAAAAGCTAATTTATCTGCACTAATTTGTGAGTTTGTTTCAATAAGAGTTGGAAATGATGTAGGTAATACATGCTCACTTGTATCTACTTCGTTAAACTGAAATTTAAGATAGTCTCTTAATGTTTGTAACTCTTTTCTTATAGATTTACACTCTCTATAGTGATAAATCTTTCTTAAAAGCTCATCCATGATAAATGGCTTCATAATATAATCTTTTGCACCTTCTTTGATTGGGTCTGTAACAGTTTCGTCTGAAATATATGATACAAGAAGTAAAATAATTGAGTCACTATATCTTCTAATAATTGTCTTACATAAAGCAGCAGGTAGTGAAGTAGAAAGTAAAATAATATCGTAATCTTTTGTAAGATTGTCAATATTAGGAGACTCTACAAAATCACAATTATGTCCATCGTCTAGAAGTCTAGAGACAACTTTTTGAGCGAGGTAAATTTCGCTTTCAATAATCAGTATATTCATTTTTTCGTCCAGTCATAGTATTTTAAAGTTGCAATTGATTGTACTGCAACTCCCTCTTTTCGTCCTATAAATCCAAGTTTCTCAGCTGTTGTTGCTTTTATATTTACAAATTGCTTTTCTATGTTTAGTAAAGAAGCAATGCTCTTTTTAATTTCATTCTTATATGGATTTATTTTTGGTTGTTGAGCAATTATTGTTAAATCAACATTAACTATCTCATAGCCTACATTATAAATAAACTCTACAATTTTTTGTAAAAGAATTTTTGAGTCTATATTTTTAAACTCATCATCTGTATCAGGGAAAAATTCACCAATATCTCCTGCTCCACAAGCGCCTAATAAAGCATCAATGAGAGAGTGAATTAATACATCTCCATCACTGTGTGCTTTGAAACCATATGGAACATCAATATTTACTCCACCAAGATACATTTTTTTATTGTCTTCAAAGGGATGTATGTCATAACCCGTACCAGTAAAAAAGTTATTACTAGGAGCACTTAAACAAGATAACTCTTTTAAGTCATCACCAAAAGTTAACTTTTTACTTTTAATAGAACCTTCTAAATAAAAAATAGAACCACCAGTTGCTTTAATAGCAGAACTATCATCTGTAAACTCTTTGTCAGTTTCTAAAGCAGTTTTTAAAATAGTAGTTCTTGAAAGTTGTGGAGTTTGAATAAGTTTTACATTATCTCTATTTATTGTTTCTTCATTATAAATAACTGTATCATTTACTTTTAAAACTGGAACAATACAATCAGCATTTTCTTTTGAATTAATTAATGAAAAAATGACATCTTCAGGAATACAAGCACGAGCTACATCTGTAACCATTACGTATTCAGAATCAACATTTTCTAAAGAATTTTTCATAGATTGTTGTCTAGTATCTCCACCTGCAATAAACTCATAATCATCACTAAAGTTTTGCATATAAGCTAATTCATCTTTTGAAGATGTAATAATTACTTTATCAAATTTGTATAGATTTTCGAGTCTTTTTGTAACAAAAAGCCAGAGTGGTTGATTATCTATTCTAAGCCACTGTTTTTTTGTTTGAAGCCCAAATCTTGTAGAGTTTCCAGCACATAATACTATAAGTGTTACCTTCGACAAAAGACCCCTTTGAGTAAAAAAGTTACAAATTATACTTTAATGTAACTTATGAAATCTTAAAGATCTTCTTCTAATTTATATTTAATAGATTCGATTGCTTTTTCTAAAGTTTCAACTTCAAAACCATACTCAATAGCTTTATTAATAGCTCTTTGAATATTTGAATCAGATAAAGGGTTTTTAATATCTGCTAATATTTTTACTATCTCTAAGATTTGTACTTTTTTTACATACTCTTTAGGACAATTTTCTAAATCTTCTACAAAGCCAATTGAAAAAATAAGGTTATGACTTAAGTTCCAATGTTTAAAAATATTTGCAGTAATTCTAGCACATGAATAACCTACAAACTCTTTTTCAACGCTTGAAAGATTTTTTGTTACTGCTATATGTTCTAGAAACTCTTCTTTTTGTTTGTTTTCTGTGATTATATCAGAGATAATAAATTTCCCAGTTTCTTGTAAGAATGCAGGTAAAAGTAAATCTTCTTTTAAATCTTTGTCAATTTTACTTACCCAAGTGTTAATTATATTTGAAGCTAAATTACATGAAAACATAAAGTCATCAGTAGAAGCCTCATATGCACTAAGGTCAGTTTGAATAAGGTTTTGAATAACTGAACCTAAAGCAATAGAAATTGTAAAGTTTACACCTAAAAGTGAAATTGCACGACTTGGAGTTTCTACTTCACTTACAAACCCAAACATAGCAGAGTTTGCAACTCTTAAAACAGTAGTAATAATTAAAGGGTCTTTTTCAATAATTTTTAATAAATCTAGTGGTTCTTTAGTTGGCATCTTCCTAAACTCTTCTAATTCTAAAACCGAATTAGGTAAAGGAGGTAAAGAGTCAATTTTATCTACTATTAGTTGTTTCATTGTCGTTCCTGAAATTCTATTTTTTTATCATATCAATTAATTGTTTATACTCATCTGTATAAAGTTTTAATAAAACTAGTTTTTGTTCAAGCAAATCATGTTTAGTTATTTTATTAATATATATATTACTACTTGAAAAATCCCTTAAAATAACTTCTTCAATATGTGCTATTGTGTAATTGTCAATATTTTTTATCTTGTGAAAACTATTAATATAAAATTCAACAATATTTTTAAACTTATCATTATCAAAACTATCTAAAGGTTTGTATTTATAAATTTTGTGAATAAGAGTAAGAACTAAAAAAGATGCATTGTTTTTTAATATCTCCAATTCAATCTCTTTATTTGTAAACTCTTTATTTCCAAAGTTAGAAGCAAGACTTAAATCAAAACCATGAAACATTCTTTCAAGATTTAAGAGATACTTCTCAAAAGTATAATCTAAAGGATATTCATTTATATCGTGGTAATGAATATGAGAAAAATAATATAGTTGCTCTCCTATTAGATTATTTAAAATATTTATATGTTTTGAGTCTAAAGGAACTGTTAGTTTTAACATATTCTTTGATTCTTTTAAAATCTGAAAAAAGTTATCTATATTAGGAATTTTATTTTTATTATTAACAAAGGTATTGCAAAGTTCTGTAAAAACTTTTATAAGTAGTAAATAAAGTTTAAACTCTATTTCAAATCTATTTTTATCTTCTTGAAAACTTTGTTTTAATAGTTCTTCGTAAAATCTAAATATTTTAGCAATCTCATTTAGGTCATAAATTGTATTTTTTTTGATTATAAAACTATTGTCAAAAGTAAGAGTATCAATTAACTTTACAAGCTTTATAGCATCTATGTGGTTACTATTAAGTATTAACTTAAGATTTTTCTTTGAGTTTTCATAAAGCTTTGTTAGATTTTTGATACTTTTCATATAAACCTTAAATTATTTTAAACTATTATAATCAATTTGACCTTACATAATTAATAATTTAAAACTAGTTGTTTTAATTAAGTTTCTATAATATAAATTTGATATAATCAGCTTAAATTATTAGATAGGATTTTATATGAGAGATTGGTTAGACAATCATAAAGATGATGAAGTAAGAACTCAAATGTATTATGCTAAAAGAGGCATTATTACACCAGATATGGAGTATGTTGCAAAAGTAGAGAAGATTGAACCGGAACTTGTAAGAGACGAAGTTGCAAGAGGAAGGTTAATCATTCCTGCAAATGTTAATCATAAGCATTTAAAGCCAATGGCTATTGGTATGGCTTCTTCATGTAAGATTAATGCAAATATTGGTTCATCTGCATTAGCATCAGACATTCAAGGTGAAATTGAAAAAGTTGATGTTTCATTAAAATATGGTGCAGATACAATTATGGATTTAAGTACAGGTGGAGATTTAGATGCTATTAGAGCTGCTGTTATTGAGCACTCAACAGTTCCTATTGGAACAGTTCCGATGTACCAAATTTTACATGATGTTAAAGATAAAATTGAAAATTTATCTATTGATGTTATGTTAGATGTTTTAGAAAAACAAGCTCAACAAGGGGTTTCATATTTTACAATTCATGCTGGATTTTTATTAAGATTCATGCCTCATATTGCAAAAAGAAAAATGGGTATTGTATCAAGAGGTGGTTCTTTAATGGCTGCATGGATGATGCATTACCATAAAGAAAATCCATTTTATGATGCTTTTGATGATATCTTAGATATTTGTAGAAGATATGATGTATCTTTAT
Coding sequences within it:
- a CDS encoding phosphatidylglycerophosphatase A; protein product: MGKEKKTWNREEEIMRKLFLTVFYSGLSPKAPGTVGSFVSLILGVLLLQYIPQSTMFLLAFLISVIAVREINKYEEEVGEHDSKEIVIDELVGMWIALSICGITPENIYYLAPIAFVYFRIFDIWKPSIIGRIDRDVKGGWGVMGDDIVAGLAGGIAASGTYYLIERFILPTM
- a CDS encoding adenylosuccinate synthase — encoded protein: MKADLIVGIQWGDEGKGKMVDMLAQNYDMVCRSQGGHNAGHTIWVDGVRYALHLIPSGVLNPKAVNIIGNGVVLSPESIIKEMEQFDNLEGRLFISDKAHLNLPYHAQIDQAKEKLKGDKAIGTTGKGIGPAYAEKIARSGFRVGELLNPTKLATSIIEFFEQNRAIFNVLEIETPSKNDLVALLESYKEKLAPYIANTTNMVWKALDEDKKILLEGAQGTLLDIDHGTYPYVTSSSTVSAGACTGLGISPKDIGVVTGIVKAYTTRVGNGPFPSEDFTEEGQKIADIGKEVGVTTGRGRRCGWFDAIAVKHAARLNGCDQLSLMKLDVLDGFPRIKICVAYDLDGEIIDYMPTDLESVKPVYEEIEGWDSVVGCREFDALPENAKKYIERIEELTGVKVGIVSTSPERADTIIRG
- a CDS encoding ATP phosphoribosyltransferase regulatory subunit, with protein sequence MVFEHEIPKGSRLYFGKLAKAKRNLENRVCEILDSKGFEEIITPNFSYSQHQAIENDRKLIKFSDEANEQVSLRADSTLDVVRIITKRLGRATSHKKWFYVQPVFSYPSTEDYQIGCEWIDHDNIVDLVNITGNILDELDINPVLQLSNINIPKLISKEFDIDIDYFKNGEIAKLFEIDDAWLNSLIKVKNIKDLEKAIKISPEVIKVELEKLLSTAQNVEYKNLVVAPLYHGSLKYYDDVYFRVIQDNFVISKGGKYSSDGISSLGFALYTDSLLKILED
- a CDS encoding YceI family protein, whose protein sequence is MTKLVKLGLASIITAGSLFGATYNVDPSHTNVGFKVKHLMISYVRGNFEKFDGSFEYDEKTGTIKSVQGTVESNSINTDNKKRDKHLKSADFFDVKKYPKLTFKAEKIENNKAYGKLTIKGVTKDVVFDIEKTGEILDPWGNQRIALEIEGKINRTDYGLNWNKTLEAGGIMVGEEVKIDIVIEGVLAK
- a CDS encoding histone protein; translated protein: MAKELKEKKVEKIAKKAAKKVVEKKKDVKKVTKKVTKKVLKLKPTKVSKAKKAAKKAAKKAA
- a CDS encoding response regulator produces the protein MNILIIESEIYLAQKVVSRLLDDGHNCDFVESPNIDNLTKDYDIILLSTSLPAALCKTIIRRYSDSIILLLVSYISDETVTDPIKEGAKDYIMKPFIMDELLRKIYHYRECKSIRKELQTLRDYLKFQFNEVDTSEHVLPTSFPTLIETNSQISADKLAFELVRKLDLQMKFISLSSDNWQKRVNEKFSGILYLTDYHSLKKSTKENLNKLIEDKKCIIVSLEKEEDFPYNKLEIEKEDNLLMTNNIMTINDYVKMMVLSYQTKYPDTELSKKLGISRKSLWEKRKKLGIEKKK
- a CDS encoding alanine--glyoxylate aminotransferase family protein, which produces MLLTPGPTPVPEFVRKAMADVTIHHRTPEFEKIFEETRELLFELYGMDEVVMLASSGSGAMEACVTNLTKKKALTVNSGKFGERFGKICKAFNIEYTEIKNEWNTPVSVDAILEAVKNDSEIDAIFIQLCESAGGLKHPVEEIAKEVKKLNKDITIVADGITAIGVEKIDTTNLDAVITGSQKALMLPPGLAIIGLSNAAVSKIEENAKGFYFNLATEIKKQRTNTTAWTAATTLIIGLKEILSYIKENGGFDTLYEKTALRAKATREALKAIGCEIYPQTPANAMTTIYSENAPEIRKILKTKYNVNIAGGQDHIKTLIYRINHMGLVEDFEATWVVNAVELAMDELNLRDFDGTASKVFSQEMFKGN
- a CDS encoding DUF507 family protein → MRMKLHHTPYISRRISRDLVNCDFVEIRKTKDEISAEIEKILDADIEQEHELDEKVHELLDEQEDEIEFLNADRRQLFWLTKKRLANDFGVILNNEDRFSDIAHKVLDYLWEEDYIHYTCSDNQVKNVIFSSIDEFLKGFEKADDAVMEKIKHYKRKLIPGTEEYDIVYHRLYEEELIKRGLM
- a CDS encoding MarR family winged helix-turn-helix transcriptional regulator; protein product: MNTKSLVSYGKRTDKSMKTIIRIERIRSKFHNRLVNYLNTFNLTFNQFKVLEVLYHRGDLNISSITKLTMSTPGNITVVVKNLKRDGWITTISDPEDKRASILTITQKGIEVIEKVFPNHAKNLKTSLEVLSDKELDTLYELLNKVYKAN
- a CDS encoding endonuclease/exonuclease/phosphatase family protein produces the protein MKIITWNCNGAFRKKYTYLENINADIIVIQECENPEFSTKEYKVWSKNYLWIGDNKNKGLAIFAKPEIKIEQLNWSDENHLYKNEKLESFIPCLINNSIILIAIWTKKANSEVFGYIGQLWKYLKLHKEKLANKEVIIIGDLNSNSIWDKWDRWWNHCDVVKELEELNIISMYHAITKEEQGKESTPTFYLQKKIDKPYHIDYCFLSKSFIDKKSTLKILDYKYWLEKSDHIPIVCEI
- the carA gene encoding glutamine-hydrolyzing carbamoyl-phosphate synthase small subunit, yielding MQKVWIYLENGTFLEAKSFGATGTAVGEIVFNTSLTGYQEIISDPSYAGQFITFTMPEIGNVGVNADDMESKTAYCKGVLVRNYHHEHSNYRSEGDLDSFLKEHGVLGITAIDTRYLTKLIRDEGAMMMIASTEISDREELAEKLAQSPRIEDINYIKEVSTKEAYVHKNGAWNHENKAYNKAVMSDKKVVVIDFGVKRNILNELVESGLEVEVVPATFKAEDLIARFEAKEIGGIFLSNGPGDPLTLTEEKKEVQKLINTDIPIFAICLGHQMLSIAHGHDTYKLPFGQHGGNHPVANPESMVVEITAQNHNYNVPDSIVEIAEITHKNLFDGTIEGVKYKNKEIFSVQHHPEASPGPHESKYIFDEFAKIVK